In one window of uncultured Acetobacteroides sp. DNA:
- a CDS encoding alpha/beta hydrolase family protein, giving the protein MILRGSVLSNVLAMETGITVVTPGMLKEEGNYKVVYLLHGLFGCNTDWANYSMLPVYAAEHDIIFVMPEVARSFYTDMKYGLDYFTYVAEELPLICKSFFNISARREDTAVIGASMGGYGALKCALSKPEQYGYCAAIAPACLFLKEGMDYQRAHGKTEEFSNMIGERLINDFEAAFGPELTWSPKFEIVELAKEASRQLVKPELYVACGTSDSLYAENIRFRNEMETLDFGLTFEEWEGKHDWYFFNEALRRAINRYF; this is encoded by the coding sequence ATGATACTACGTGGTAGCGTGCTGTCGAATGTGCTGGCCATGGAAACTGGAATTACCGTTGTTACCCCCGGCATGCTAAAGGAGGAGGGAAACTATAAGGTGGTTTACCTTCTTCACGGACTGTTTGGCTGCAACACCGATTGGGCCAACTACTCGATGCTGCCGGTGTATGCCGCCGAGCACGACATCATCTTTGTGATGCCCGAGGTTGCCCGCAGCTTCTACACCGACATGAAGTATGGGCTAGACTACTTTACCTATGTGGCCGAGGAGCTGCCCTTGATATGCAAGAGCTTCTTCAACATATCGGCTAGGCGCGAAGACACCGCCGTTATTGGGGCTTCGATGGGCGGGTATGGTGCGCTGAAGTGCGCTCTGTCGAAACCTGAGCAGTACGGATACTGCGCGGCGATTGCTCCCGCCTGTCTCTTCTTGAAGGAGGGGATGGACTACCAGCGGGCTCATGGCAAAACCGAGGAGTTTAGCAACATGATTGGGGAGCGCCTGATCAATGATTTTGAAGCCGCCTTTGGTCCAGAATTGACATGGAGCCCTAAGTTCGAGATTGTGGAGCTGGCCAAGGAGGCGAGTCGCCAACTTGTTAAGCCGGAGCTCTACGTGGCCTGCGGCACTTCCGATTCGCTGTATGCCGAAAATATCAGATTCCGCAACGAGATGGAAACGCTGGACTTCGGTCTTACCTTCGAGGAGTGGGAGGGGAAGCACGACTGGTACTTCTTTAACGAGGCGTTGAGGCGAGCCATTAACCGCTACTTCTAG
- a CDS encoding cupin domain-containing protein, protein MIMTAKCFDNGRLYINDTCIEVEQLEWNAHPTYKGVSLKHVIKGESTGSKVSYHLVRVEPGCEIELHNHPGKTEIHEVLEGSGFCMLDDKTLDYRVGNVGFIPADVYHSVRAGSEGLFLLAKFFPALL, encoded by the coding sequence ATGATTATGACTGCAAAATGCTTCGACAACGGAAGGCTGTACATTAACGATACCTGCATTGAGGTCGAACAGCTGGAGTGGAACGCGCATCCTACCTACAAGGGTGTATCCCTTAAGCATGTTATTAAGGGGGAAAGTACCGGTAGCAAGGTGAGCTACCATCTAGTAAGGGTGGAGCCCGGCTGCGAGATAGAGCTCCACAACCATCCTGGGAAAACGGAGATTCATGAGGTGCTGGAAGGCTCGGGCTTCTGTATGCTGGACGATAAAACGCTGGACTACCGTGTGGGGAATGTTGGCTTTATTCCTGCAGATGTCTACCACTCCGTTCGCGCTGGAAGCGAGGGGCTCTTCTTACTTGCTAAGTTCTTCCCCGCATTACTTTAA
- a CDS encoding AraC family transcriptional regulator, whose product MMKTEQEKIVRFEVGCGKAQAVTHGYNIVNAFPAHFHATYTLGIVEAGECAFHYRGSTVNLAPSDIYMVQPFEPHSCRSINGQGHSYKVISLAMDGRCYFPNLVVHSPTLLAMIREFHTLAEYDRHSVRLTPLLAAIVEEVLSHSLQDGGSCLTDEASHSIQRAKRYIEDCCLQELSLGQMAQAANLSEYHFNRYFHRCYGLSPYAYYLICKVKKSQEFLLTCNSVLDTAYGIGFFDQSHFTKLFKKHVGVTPGRYLKDNRQIR is encoded by the coding sequence ATGATGAAGACCGAGCAGGAAAAGATCGTTCGCTTTGAGGTTGGCTGCGGGAAGGCGCAAGCGGTAACCCATGGCTACAACATTGTAAACGCTTTCCCTGCCCATTTTCACGCCACCTACACCTTGGGCATTGTGGAGGCTGGCGAGTGTGCGTTCCACTACCGGGGTAGTACGGTGAACCTAGCGCCCAGCGACATCTACATGGTTCAACCCTTCGAGCCGCACTCCTGCCGCTCGATAAACGGACAGGGACATAGCTACAAGGTGATATCTTTAGCGATGGATGGCCGCTGCTACTTTCCCAACCTGGTAGTCCATAGCCCTACGCTGCTGGCGATGATTCGGGAGTTTCATACCCTGGCCGAGTACGACCGGCACTCGGTGCGGTTGACGCCTCTTTTAGCGGCTATCGTTGAGGAGGTGCTTAGCCATTCGCTGCAGGATGGCGGCTCCTGCCTAACCGATGAGGCATCGCACAGCATCCAACGGGCAAAGCGCTACATCGAGGATTGCTGCCTACAGGAGCTTTCGCTCGGCCAAATGGCCCAAGCGGCCAACCTAAGTGAGTACCACTTTAACCGCTACTTCCACCGCTGCTACGGCCTGTCGCCCTACGCCTACTACCTGATCTGTAAGGTGAAGAAGTCGCAGGAATTCCTGCTTACTTGCAACTCAGTGCTCGATACCGCCTACGGCATTGGCTTTTTCGACCAAAGCCATTTCACTAAGCTCTTTAAGAAGCACGTTGGCGTTACTCCTGGGCGATACCTGAAGGATAATAGGCAGATCAGGTAG
- a CDS encoding cytidylate kinase family protein encodes MMKNNIAIRSVVLVIGLFIMAFGVALSVKANLGTSPISCIPYVYSLGYPITIGTASIVMNLLLILLQVVLLRRSYQLVQLLQLPVALFFGVFIDVAMHLLSGVDATSYWTQWLLCLLSCAILAFGVFLEVKAKVTYLAGEGLSLAIAKTFHVEFGKAKVGLDCSLVAIGVVSSFLLLHDLQGIREGTIVAALLVGTIARFYGSKLAVLDKYIGVPTPAEEVAVEAAGGAVETRMVITIAREYGSGGHEIGELVAQKLGISFYDTALIDLSAAEGGFTPEYVKVHEQKLANSLLFDLYEQNYAYVNEEMPPLDSLFMVQSKVIRDISKRESCVIVGRCADFVLKGHPHCLNVFVHADKNYRIQRIVENYGVAPALAEKEMEQKDRERMNYSRHYTHRDWNDTKSYHLTIDNSLFGPEKSAALVVDAVQKMMEREG; translated from the coding sequence ATGATGAAGAATAATATTGCTATCCGAAGCGTAGTTCTGGTAATAGGACTGTTTATTATGGCTTTTGGCGTTGCCCTTTCGGTAAAGGCCAACCTGGGCACGTCGCCCATTTCGTGTATCCCGTACGTGTATAGCCTGGGCTACCCCATTACAATAGGCACGGCATCTATTGTGATGAATCTGCTGCTCATCCTGCTGCAGGTGGTGCTCCTGAGGCGCAGCTACCAGCTGGTGCAGCTGCTGCAGCTACCCGTGGCGCTGTTCTTTGGTGTTTTTATTGATGTTGCCATGCACCTGCTATCGGGCGTTGATGCTACCAGCTACTGGACGCAGTGGCTGCTGTGCCTGCTTAGCTGCGCGATTCTTGCCTTTGGGGTTTTCCTGGAGGTGAAGGCAAAGGTTACCTACCTGGCGGGCGAGGGGCTGTCGCTTGCCATCGCCAAAACATTCCATGTTGAATTTGGAAAGGCTAAGGTAGGGCTCGATTGCTCGCTGGTGGCTATTGGGGTGGTCAGCTCCTTTCTGTTGCTGCACGATTTGCAGGGCATCCGCGAGGGTACCATCGTCGCAGCGCTGCTGGTGGGCACCATTGCCCGGTTCTACGGGAGTAAGCTAGCGGTACTCGATAAGTACATTGGCGTACCAACTCCTGCCGAAGAGGTAGCCGTCGAAGCGGCGGGTGGCGCTGTCGAAACTCGAATGGTTATTACCATAGCGCGCGAGTACGGAAGCGGCGGCCACGAGATCGGTGAACTGGTTGCCCAAAAGCTGGGCATCTCGTTTTACGACACCGCGCTAATCGACCTGTCGGCTGCCGAAGGTGGTTTTACCCCCGAGTACGTGAAGGTGCACGAGCAGAAGCTGGCCAACAGCCTGCTGTTCGACCTCTACGAGCAGAACTACGCCTACGTTAACGAGGAGATGCCGCCGCTCGACTCGCTGTTCATGGTGCAGAGCAAGGTGATCCGCGATATTAGCAAGCGCGAGTCGTGCGTGATTGTTGGGCGCTGTGCCGACTTTGTGCTGAAGGGGCATCCGCATTGCCTCAACGTGTTTGTTCATGCCGACAAGAACTACCGAATTCAACGAATTGTTGAGAACTACGGCGTTGCCCCAGCCCTAGCCGAAAAGGAGATGGAGCAGAAGGATAGGGAGCGAATGAACTACAGCAGGCACTATACCCATAGGGATTGGAACGATACCAAGAGCTACCACCTTACCATCGATAACTCGCTCTTTGGTCCCGAAAAGTCGGCAGCGCTAGTTGTCGATGCGGTGCAGAAGATGATGGAGAGGGAGGGGTAA
- a CDS encoding outer membrane beta-barrel protein: MKRLILALFAIAISASLFAQTSARRGFIGMTLGPSIPVGDFASKYSDNAGGANVGLNISLLNLGYTFGGNLGVTALWFGAAHKVETNGSGMEATWSYGGLMGGGLYTMPITNQLSFDLKAMAGFVSAKLDIDNFGNTTANGAGFDVGAALRYHFTNRLSLLVTGDYFTTKPNFEGTDMRITTININAGIAYRFQ, from the coding sequence ATGAAAAGGTTGATCTTAGCTCTTTTCGCGATAGCCATAAGCGCATCCTTATTCGCCCAAACCTCGGCTCGAAGAGGTTTTATTGGGATGACGCTAGGCCCTTCTATCCCTGTTGGCGATTTTGCGAGCAAGTACTCCGATAATGCAGGGGGCGCCAACGTTGGGCTTAACATTAGCCTGCTGAACTTAGGCTACACGTTTGGAGGCAACTTAGGGGTAACAGCGCTCTGGTTTGGAGCTGCACACAAGGTAGAAACCAACGGAAGCGGAATGGAAGCCACTTGGAGCTATGGAGGTCTAATGGGCGGAGGACTTTACACCATGCCGATAACCAACCAGCTTAGCTTCGACCTAAAAGCGATGGCGGGCTTTGTTTCTGCCAAGCTGGATATCGACAACTTCGGAAATACCACCGCCAACGGTGCTGGTTTCGACGTAGGAGCAGCCCTTCGCTACCACTTCACCAACAGATTGAGCCTGCTAGTAACGGGCGATTACTTTACCACCAAACCCAATTTCGAAGGGACAGACATGCGCATTACCACCATCAACATTAATGCAGGTATTGCCTACCGATTCCAGTAA
- a CDS encoding DUF4070 domain-containing protein: MMNILLVYPQYPDTYWSLKHALRFISKKAAFPPLGLLTVSAMLPAEWNRKLVDMNVTPLASEDIRWADYVFISAMLTQKDSAAKVINECRKHQTKVVAGGPLFTQDYASYPQVDHFILNEAELTLPPFLKDIREGLPPQRVYSTSEFADMAETPIPDYSLLPMKDYITMSLQVSRGCPFACDFCEITSLLGHRVRMKPTHQVIAELDQLYRLSWRGFVLIVDDNFIGNKHEVKHNLLPAMKAWMQQHGHPFTFSIQVSINLADDDELLSLMRDTGFTYTFIGIETPEEKALKDCNKIQNNNRDLLQSVAKIQKAGLEVSAGFIVGFDSDTPSIFQRQIDFIQRSGIVSAMVGMLTAPKNTTLYNRLLSENRLVNERPGNNTDFTTNFIPMMSYDELVEGYRTVVTSIYSVKPYYQRVRHYLRGFKRTKLQRKRFELANLAAFVKSIFIIGIVKKGRAEFWKFLIWTLTRYPQMLTDAMTFAVYGYHYRKVYGIS, from the coding sequence ATGATGAACATCCTACTGGTATACCCGCAATATCCCGACACCTACTGGAGCCTCAAGCATGCACTCCGCTTTATCTCCAAGAAGGCCGCATTTCCTCCGCTGGGCCTGCTCACCGTATCGGCGATGCTCCCTGCCGAATGGAATCGGAAGCTGGTAGACATGAACGTTACGCCGCTCGCTTCGGAGGATATCCGCTGGGCCGACTACGTTTTTATCAGCGCCATGCTCACGCAAAAGGATTCCGCGGCCAAGGTGATCAACGAGTGCCGAAAGCACCAAACGAAGGTGGTGGCAGGAGGGCCGCTCTTTACCCAGGACTACGCCAGCTACCCCCAAGTAGACCATTTCATCCTTAACGAGGCGGAGCTAACGCTCCCTCCCTTCCTAAAAGACATCCGAGAAGGCTTACCCCCTCAGAGAGTTTACAGCACCAGCGAGTTTGCCGACATGGCAGAAACGCCAATTCCCGACTACTCGCTGCTGCCGATGAAGGACTACATCACCATGAGCCTCCAGGTATCGCGCGGATGCCCGTTTGCCTGCGACTTCTGCGAGATAACCTCGCTGCTGGGCCATCGGGTGAGGATGAAACCTACCCACCAGGTTATCGCCGAGCTCGACCAGCTGTACCGGCTAAGCTGGCGTGGGTTCGTGCTAATTGTTGACGACAACTTCATCGGGAACAAGCACGAGGTTAAGCACAACCTGCTCCCCGCAATGAAAGCGTGGATGCAGCAGCATGGCCATCCGTTTACCTTCAGCATTCAGGTATCCATCAACCTTGCCGACGACGACGAGCTGCTCTCGCTCATGCGCGATACGGGATTCACCTACACCTTCATCGGCATTGAGACGCCCGAGGAGAAAGCGCTGAAGGATTGCAACAAGATCCAGAATAACAACAGGGATCTGCTTCAGAGCGTGGCGAAAATACAAAAGGCAGGGCTCGAAGTCTCCGCCGGATTTATCGTTGGATTCGACAGCGATACCCCCTCCATCTTTCAGCGCCAGATAGACTTCATTCAGCGAAGCGGAATCGTTTCCGCCATGGTGGGCATGCTGACAGCCCCCAAGAACACGACGCTCTACAACCGGCTTCTATCCGAAAACAGGCTCGTCAACGAGCGCCCGGGTAACAACACCGACTTTACCACCAACTTCATCCCCATGATGAGCTACGACGAGCTGGTGGAGGGATACCGAACAGTTGTAACAAGCATCTACTCGGTGAAACCCTACTACCAAAGAGTTCGGCACTATTTGCGGGGCTTCAAACGAACAAAGCTGCAACGAAAGCGGTTTGAACTAGCAAACCTAGCGGCATTTGTAAAGTCGATATTCATCATCGGAATTGTAAAGAAGGGGCGAGCCGAGTTCTGGAAGTTCCTGATATGGACGCTTACCCGATATCCCCAAATGCTTACCGACGCCATGACCTTTGCGGTTTATGGCTACCACTACCGAAAGGTGTACGGGATAAGCTGA
- a CDS encoding IMP dehydrogenase: MAHIIHDISRTFNEYLLIPGLTSKTCNPDRVSLKTPLVKFKRGEAPEIELNIPFVSAIMQSVSDSKMAIALAQNGGLSFIFGSQSIEEQAKMVRMVKKFKAGFVVSDANLTPEHTLQDVLDLKEQKGFSTIGITDDGSSNGKLLGLVTSRDYRPSKDPVDKKIKDFMTPFAKLVTGSLGISLNEANDIIWEHKLNTLPIIDENQRLRYFVFRKDYDNHNENPNELLDSHKRLIVGAGINTRDYKERIPALVDAGVDVLCIDSSDGYSEWQKVTIEFVREKYGDSVKIGAGNVVDKDAFLYLAEAGADFIKVGIGGGSICITREQKGIGRGQATSVIEVAQARDEYYEKTGTYIPICSDGGIVQDYHMVLALAMGSDFIMMGRYFARFDESPTKKIMIGGNYVKEYWGEGSNRARNWQRYDMGGSSNLKFEEGVDSYVPYAGKLKDNLDLTLGKVKSTMCSCGAISLPELKDNAKITLVSSTSIIEGGAHDVILKETK, from the coding sequence ATGGCACACATCATTCACGACATCTCCAGAACGTTTAATGAGTACCTGCTCATTCCAGGGCTAACATCAAAAACGTGCAACCCCGATCGGGTAAGCTTAAAAACGCCGCTAGTTAAGTTCAAAAGAGGGGAAGCACCCGAAATTGAGCTGAACATCCCCTTCGTATCCGCCATCATGCAATCGGTATCCGACAGCAAGATGGCCATTGCGCTGGCCCAAAACGGCGGGCTATCCTTCATCTTTGGGTCGCAATCCATCGAGGAGCAGGCGAAGATGGTTCGAATGGTGAAAAAGTTTAAGGCAGGCTTTGTGGTGAGCGATGCCAACCTCACCCCCGAGCATACCCTACAGGATGTGCTCGACCTAAAAGAGCAAAAAGGGTTCTCTACGATTGGTATCACCGATGACGGATCGTCGAACGGTAAGTTGCTCGGGCTGGTAACCAGCCGAGACTACCGCCCAAGCAAAGATCCGGTGGACAAAAAGATAAAGGATTTTATGACCCCATTCGCCAAGCTGGTTACCGGCAGCCTGGGGATATCGCTAAACGAAGCCAACGACATCATCTGGGAGCACAAGCTCAACACCCTACCCATTATTGATGAAAACCAGCGCCTCCGATACTTCGTCTTCCGCAAGGATTACGACAACCACAACGAAAACCCCAACGAGCTGCTCGACTCGCACAAGCGGTTGATCGTTGGAGCAGGCATCAACACCCGAGACTACAAGGAGCGCATTCCTGCGCTGGTTGATGCAGGCGTAGATGTGCTTTGCATCGATTCGTCGGATGGCTACTCGGAGTGGCAAAAGGTAACAATCGAGTTCGTTCGCGAAAAGTACGGCGACTCCGTAAAGATCGGCGCCGGCAACGTTGTCGACAAGGACGCCTTCCTTTACCTAGCTGAGGCTGGTGCCGACTTTATCAAGGTGGGCATCGGAGGCGGCTCCATCTGCATCACCCGCGAGCAGAAAGGTATTGGACGCGGACAGGCTACCTCCGTTATCGAGGTGGCACAGGCCCGCGACGAGTACTACGAAAAAACGGGCACCTACATCCCAATCTGCTCTGATGGCGGTATCGTTCAGGACTACCACATGGTGCTTGCGCTGGCAATGGGCTCCGACTTCATCATGATGGGCCGATACTTTGCCCGCTTCGACGAGAGCCCCACCAAGAAGATAATGATTGGCGGCAACTACGTAAAGGAGTACTGGGGCGAAGGATCGAACCGCGCCCGCAACTGGCAGCGGTACGACATGGGCGGAAGCAGCAACCTGAAGTTCGAAGAGGGCGTAGACAGCTACGTACCCTACGCCGGAAAGCTGAAGGACAACCTAGACCTTACCCTCGGAAAAGTAAAATCAACCATGTGCAGCTGCGGAGCGATATCCCTCCCCGAGCTGAAGGATAATGCCAAGATAACGCTCGTATCATCCACCAGCATCATCGAAGGTGGTGCGCACGACGTCATCCTAAAGGAAACCAAGTAG
- a CDS encoding methyltransferase domain-containing protein has translation MATDTKQIVANLLSFYDFTDKTIVSVGAGGGQFIEYGRSAKKVYAVDNDKYALAKLEENLQKANLSDKFTLIHSEFEDITQTADIVLFEFCLHEMKDARAAISHALTLSSNILVSDHYPTSEWAYIVDEREKATASWNAIDTFSPRKVEQHDTVQSFADYEELYQKVKGQGEATIQRIEKYQDQTNLQIPMSYVFAMI, from the coding sequence ATGGCAACAGACACCAAACAAATAGTAGCCAACCTCCTATCGTTCTACGATTTTACCGATAAAACCATAGTATCCGTAGGTGCTGGCGGAGGACAGTTCATCGAATACGGAAGAAGCGCCAAGAAGGTCTACGCCGTAGACAACGACAAGTACGCACTAGCAAAGCTGGAGGAAAACCTGCAAAAGGCAAACCTCTCCGATAAGTTCACCCTTATCCATTCTGAATTTGAGGACATCACCCAAACAGCCGACATCGTGCTATTCGAGTTTTGCCTTCACGAGATGAAGGATGCCCGAGCCGCCATTAGCCATGCGCTAACGCTCTCGTCCAACATACTAGTAAGCGACCACTACCCAACCTCAGAGTGGGCATACATTGTCGACGAACGAGAAAAGGCCACCGCCAGCTGGAATGCCATAGACACCTTCAGCCCCAGAAAGGTAGAGCAGCACGATACCGTTCAATCCTTTGCCGATTACGAGGAACTCTACCAAAAGGTAAAAGGCCAAGGCGAAGCAACCATACAACGAATCGAGAAATACCAAGATCAAACCAACCTCCAAATCCCCATGTCGTACGTATTTGCAATGATATAG
- a CDS encoding GNAT family N-acetyltransferase, with protein sequence MENIQLLKTTSFDTIFEAFNEAFSDYEVQVTKDELKVMLTRRGFLPELSFGAFDNGKLVSFTLNGIGNFCGIKTAYDTGTGTLKEYRGKGIASKIFNYSIPYLKEAGVSQYLLEVLQHNTNAVSVYCKLGFEVSREFCYFKQSASEVVLADKPLQNGYTLQNITLEHKERMMEFCDFAPSWQNSFEAVSRCLADFTITGAFDQQALIGYCIFEPNSGDITQIAVDKAYRRKGIASALINEITKHNRYSSIKAINTEAPCEPITAFLTSKNITQLGKQYEMIKPL encoded by the coding sequence ATGGAAAACATTCAATTGCTCAAAACCACCAGCTTCGACACCATATTTGAAGCATTCAACGAAGCCTTCTCCGACTACGAAGTTCAAGTTACCAAAGACGAGCTTAAGGTTATGCTTACCCGCCGAGGGTTTCTTCCCGAACTTTCGTTTGGCGCATTCGACAACGGCAAGCTGGTATCCTTTACCCTTAACGGGATAGGTAACTTCTGCGGCATCAAAACCGCATACGATACAGGAACAGGTACGCTTAAGGAATACAGAGGCAAGGGAATTGCATCAAAGATCTTCAACTACTCGATCCCCTATCTAAAGGAAGCAGGAGTATCGCAATACCTGCTAGAGGTTCTACAGCACAACACCAACGCAGTTTCAGTTTACTGTAAACTGGGATTCGAGGTTAGCCGGGAGTTCTGCTACTTCAAGCAAAGCGCCTCGGAGGTTGTCCTTGCCGATAAGCCGCTACAAAACGGCTACACCCTTCAGAATATTACGCTCGAGCACAAGGAGAGGATGATGGAATTCTGCGACTTCGCCCCATCGTGGCAGAACAGCTTCGAGGCCGTATCCAGATGCCTTGCCGACTTTACAATAACAGGAGCATTCGACCAACAGGCGCTGATTGGCTACTGCATATTCGAGCCAAACTCTGGCGACATCACCCAAATTGCCGTTGACAAAGCGTATAGAAGAAAAGGTATAGCCTCAGCCCTAATAAACGAGATTACAAAGCACAACAGGTACAGCTCCATTAAAGCCATCAACACCGAAGCCCCCTGCGAACCAATCACCGCATTCCTAACATCGAAGAACATCACCCAGCTCGGCAAACAGTACGAGATGATAAAACCGTTGTAA
- a CDS encoding mucoidy inhibitor MuiA family protein, translated as MKKILTLVLMVLCTGAFAQEKKEIVVKSDITDATVFINGAQVIRKKMVDITPGKSTLKFVGLSPYLDAKSVQVKVNGQITVLSVNHQLNYTDSAAQSKNIDQLLAKKKTIEDKLTVEKTSLDIVNEEFQFLKDNRTIGGKNQEVSLNNLKETSNFYRERIAALKMKELEINKNIDNLQTEKRQVDNQIKQISTTPKQPTGEVLVKVDAQSPMRCEMELSYFVNNAGWFPSYDIRAKSIEDPIELTYKANIHQNTLEDWKNVRLKLSSTNPSQGNVAPQLQTYLLDYTTNPPRYNVTNNQVSGRIIDATSNEAIPGATIIIKGSTIGTASDVNGSYSLSLPNSSCEVEVSFVGYQSQVLRVNSSTMNVYLKPLEQRLDEVVVTAYGIRRDSEMEEAPTRKETGTGAVAKPLRIRGTSSLAIPVAQVESQTAVEFEIKTPYTISSDNKSTTVEIESYAVDAGFEYYCVPKVDKDAFLIANITNWEQYNLLEGEANIFFENTFVGKSVLDVRHISDTLSLSLGRDKSVLVKRDKVKELTTKKLFASKKEDSRTWHISVRNGKKAPISMILYDQVPVSTNDEIEVNTEDLSGGNLNKDKGEVKWTFKLDPSAKKEIDLKYTVKYPKERTLNIE; from the coding sequence ATGAAGAAGATCCTAACCCTCGTTCTAATGGTGCTATGCACCGGAGCATTTGCCCAAGAAAAGAAGGAAATTGTCGTAAAATCGGATATCACCGACGCCACCGTATTCATCAATGGCGCACAGGTAATCCGTAAGAAGATGGTCGACATCACCCCTGGAAAATCGACACTAAAGTTTGTTGGACTATCCCCCTACCTCGATGCCAAAAGCGTTCAGGTAAAGGTAAACGGGCAGATCACCGTGCTATCGGTAAACCACCAGCTAAACTATACCGACAGCGCTGCGCAAAGCAAGAACATCGATCAGCTCCTGGCAAAAAAGAAAACAATAGAGGATAAGCTAACGGTAGAGAAGACAAGCCTCGACATCGTTAACGAGGAATTTCAATTCCTCAAGGATAACCGAACCATTGGAGGAAAGAATCAGGAGGTAAGCCTCAATAACCTAAAAGAGACCTCCAACTTCTACCGCGAACGAATAGCCGCCCTAAAGATGAAGGAGCTGGAGATAAACAAGAACATCGATAACCTTCAAACTGAAAAGAGGCAGGTCGATAATCAGATCAAGCAGATTAGCACGACTCCGAAGCAGCCAACAGGCGAAGTGCTCGTAAAGGTAGATGCCCAAAGCCCCATGCGATGCGAAATGGAACTCAGCTACTTCGTGAACAATGCAGGATGGTTCCCCTCGTACGATATCCGAGCCAAAAGCATCGAAGACCCCATCGAGCTAACCTACAAGGCGAACATACACCAGAACACCCTCGAAGATTGGAAAAATGTTAGGCTAAAGCTATCGTCCACCAATCCAAGCCAAGGCAACGTAGCGCCACAGCTGCAAACCTACCTCCTCGACTACACCACCAACCCACCCCGCTACAACGTTACCAACAACCAGGTATCGGGTCGTATTATCGATGCCACGAGCAATGAGGCAATCCCCGGAGCAACCATCATCATAAAAGGATCAACCATAGGAACCGCATCCGATGTAAACGGCAGCTACTCGCTATCGCTCCCCAACAGCAGCTGCGAGGTGGAGGTATCGTTCGTAGGCTACCAGTCGCAGGTTCTTCGGGTCAACAGCTCAACCATGAACGTCTACCTTAAACCACTAGAGCAAAGGCTCGATGAGGTTGTAGTTACCGCCTATGGCATACGAAGAGATTCTGAAATGGAAGAAGCCCCTACTAGAAAAGAAACAGGAACAGGAGCAGTAGCAAAGCCGCTACGCATCAGAGGTACAAGCAGCCTAGCCATCCCCGTAGCGCAGGTCGAAAGTCAAACGGCTGTAGAGTTCGAGATAAAAACGCCCTACACCATCAGCTCCGACAACAAGAGCACCACCGTCGAAATAGAGAGCTACGCGGTTGATGCCGGCTTCGAGTACTACTGCGTTCCCAAGGTCGATAAGGATGCCTTCCTGATTGCCAACATCACCAATTGGGAGCAGTACAACCTCCTCGAAGGCGAAGCCAACATCTTCTTCGAAAACACCTTTGTGGGCAAATCGGTGCTCGACGTACGCCACATCTCCGACACCCTTAGCCTATCGCTCGGAAGAGATAAAAGCGTACTTGTAAAAAGGGATAAGGTAAAGGAGCTAACCACCAAGAAGCTGTTCGCAAGCAAGAAGGAGGATAGCCGCACATGGCACATCTCAGTACGTAACGGAAAGAAAGCGCCCATTAGCATGATCCTTTACGATCAAGTACCTGTATCAACAAACGATGAGATTGAGGTAAACACAGAGGACCTTTCCGGAGGCAACCTCAACAAGGATAAGGGTGAAGTTAAGTGGACCTTTAAGCTCGATCCATCAGCAAAAAAGGAGATCGACCTAAAGTACACCGTCAAATACCCCAAAGAACGAACCCTGAACATCGAGTAG
- a CDS encoding BlaI/MecI/CopY family transcriptional regulator — MEKLTPQEEEAMLLIWEIGSCTVKDILEKYTPPKPPYTTLASVVKNLERKEFVTSRKVGNTFEYTPCLTHEEYTKTFMSGVVKSYFSNSYQNLVMFFARDQKISSGELKEIIDMIEKGEEGKE, encoded by the coding sequence ATGGAAAAATTAACGCCACAGGAAGAGGAAGCAATGCTTCTAATTTGGGAAATCGGTAGCTGTACGGTAAAAGATATACTAGAGAAGTATACGCCACCAAAGCCTCCATACACAACGTTGGCTTCGGTAGTTAAAAATCTCGAGCGAAAAGAGTTTGTAACCTCACGCAAGGTTGGTAATACATTCGAGTATACGCCTTGTCTAACGCACGAGGAGTATACCAAAACCTTTATGTCGGGGGTGGTGAAGAGCTACTTCAGCAACTCGTACCAAAATCTGGTGATGTTCTTTGCCCGCGATCAGAAGATATCGTCTGGCGAGCTAAAGGAGATTATCGATATGATCGAAAAGGGAGAGGAGGGTAAGGAATGA